The Nicotiana sylvestris chromosome 6, ASM39365v2, whole genome shotgun sequence genomic sequence ATTACACGGGGGGAATACATTAGCGGTTAATAGGCCAAATAAGGAGACGGCTCAGGATGAGACGAACAACTCTATATCTTCAATAGTACAAACCTTACCATAGGCAATCCATAGAGTACTTGCTACATTTACATATAAACTTATATATATAGCGTCTAACCGGTGATCTCAATGGACTTGACATCAGGCTTCTTCACCTCTTCCTTGGGAACTGTAACAGTGAGCACTCCATTCTCCATCGCCGCCTTAACTTGATCCATCTTAGCATTCTCCGGAAGCCTGAATCTTCTCATGAATTTCCCGCTGCTGCGTTCCACGCGGTGCCAAGTATCATTCTTTTCCTCTTTCTCCACATTCCTCTCTCCGCTGATTTGAAGAACCCTATCTTCTTCGATCTCCACTCTCACTTCTTCCTTCTTAAGTCCCGGGATATCTGCCTTGAATACATGAGCCTCCGGAGTTTCCTTCCAATCGACTCGAATGTTCGCGAACGCAGAGGTCTCCCGTGAATTGGAACCTGGAAAGCCCAATTCCCTGAAGGGATCAAACATGTCAATTGAGAATGGATCGAAGACGCTGCTTCGTCGATCGCCGAACATTCTTGAAATCAGTGACATTTTCAGTGAGCTTTTTGAGAATTTTCTTAATTTGCTTCAGGTTTCAAGTTTGTTGGTTCAGGGAGGACCTGTGTAGGTATTTATACTGTCGTAGAGGAGTGTTTACTGCTTTCTCGATAGTGCTGTATGGTGGGCCGGGCTAGGACCGGGACCGGGCTCGCGGTCCTAACAGGCTAAACGGGCCTGGCGGGCCGGTCCTTAATGGTGCAAAAAGCCGGGGCGGGCCGGGTATGATAAaatagcccacgagcccgggaccgctaagcccgggaccggctggcAGGCCTGGGCCGGTCTTACCGGGACTAACGGGACTAACggctacttttaaaaaaaaaacggtcaaaaatttaaaaagtagccgttgggctgcaattttgaccgtttggaactttcaaaaatagccatttggcccccaaactttatataattacactttttcccaattctcaactataaataccccctcattctttcatttttactcaccaattcatcaatctctctcaatctctctactataattgcttattttattgttgaaatttcgtaaaaaattgtgaagttggtgaattgaagtattcaagtcttcaacgattttcaattttcaagaagttgttcggcaattcggtaaacgcgttccaactcttaagttttaatattatagttttgttagttttatttagtataattataattaatatggcattttctttaaaaaatatttttggtggtaagggtaaagctaaaactggtgaaagtagtggccaacctactacccttcccccggctccccgacccagacctggtagacgtcctggtgctcctattattcttgatagtgataacccctgttttcaattttccgatagttAATTttccataatgttgcaccaggtcaaaatttagatgatgaaactatgaatgctctttatcctaatcaaactatctttgaaaatgatgaggaaaatgaggatgaagatgaaacccaaccgaatttagatgatacacctactagtccttttaataacccaactgatgtaccGCCCGACCCACCTATAGAAACTCctagttttaatagacaacctcctaaacgcctagaaacatcattagtttggaatttttttactcaagtaagagaacaaaataaggctaagtgtaaaacatgtgggaaattactggcgcataaatatactggagaccatagcggcacgggtagtttgactgtgcacataaaaacacaccctagagataaagttagatatttacaaatgaaagcgcatATAGAGGGGACACATGTAGATTCtgatgttaaccctagtacaggttcaaatctagttcaaccaggaattaacactgtgaccggaggtattttatattacgatccaaatagagatcgtgaagaattagcaaagatggttaccgttatgtgcttaccctattcttttccttctaatcctaattgggtgcattatattagaagagtttttaatcctacttataaaggttggcctcgcgcaacagttaagagcgatatttataaatataaacatgaatatgaacaatatttgcggtatttatttactcatataactaatcggatttctattactactgatattggtagaagtggtaatgattgtgattatctaactgttacaagtcattggatagatgaggagtggacaatgcaaaaaTGCATTATTGCGTATAAAATattaattcatgtcacacaggtaagtttatagctaacaatgttgcagatatttgtagatatttttgctttagagataaaataatggcaatttctatggataatgcttctagtaacactagtgctataggcatacttacaacaacactaaatcctgcatttaggaatatattccatgttagatgtatttgtcatatttatcatttaattgtcggtgatggtatgcgaattttaaatttagaaattgaaaaggttagaatggctcttaattggcttttttattcaaaccgtagaagtagacttagagaatattttaaaaaatgtgatgaatatggccttagagaaagaaaggttcctaaagcttgcccgactagatggaattgtatgtacgaaagtttagtagttgcatatgaatatagaaacccaattaatgcaacgtttaatgctcgggtaggtggtgaggatgatgatgaaatgcttactactcaagattggacgaatgttaaaattcttatagattttttagaacattttcaaattgctacaaatgcattttctgggcaatattatcctactatttcaaactgtttagtttatattgcagcactatgtgatttgtttgttgaatt encodes the following:
- the LOC104241504 gene encoding 17.6 kDa class I heat shock protein, with the translated sequence MSLISRMFGDRRSSVFDPFSIDMFDPFRELGFPGSNSRETSAFANIRVDWKETPEAHVFKADIPGLKKEEVRVEIEEDRVLQISGERNVEKEEKNDTWHRVERSSGKFMRRFRLPENAKMDQVKAAMENGVLTVTVPKEEVKKPDVKSIEITG